Within Macaca nemestrina isolate mMacNem1 chromosome 12, mMacNem.hap1, whole genome shotgun sequence, the genomic segment CCAAGCCACCCCCTGATTCCTGTGGGACCTGCAGCCCTCCTTGGTGCAAGTCTCTTGCTGTTTCCCATTGCCCCTCCTCCACACCTGCAGAGAAGATGCTGATGGCAATGAGCAAAGCAAACTCAGCATCATTAAGTTGCAGCTCATTCATGGCCCTGGAGAACTCGAAGATGGGGTTGATGAATTCCACTTGCAGCCctggggaggaagaagggaggctgacacatgcagcaggagcagcaggaacttccttctctcctccagcGCCTTACCTTAGAGAACTACTAGGAACTCACTAAGAAGTTTAccggggctgggcacggtggctcacgcctgtaatcccaacactttgggaggctgaggcgggcggatcacccgaggtcaggagttcgagaagagcctggccaacatggcgaaaccccatctctactaaaaacacaaaaactagctggacgtggtggcaggtgcctgtaatcccagctacttgggaggctgaggcaggagaatcacttgaacctgcgaggtggaggttgcagtaagccgagatcgcactactgcactccagcctgggtgacagagggagactccattaaaaaaaaaaaaaaaaaaaaaaaaaaggctacaggGCTTTGCTGTGTAACCTTGAGCAAATGTCTTAACCCCTCTAagcctcatctgtgaaatgagaatcaTATCTAAACCCATCTCAGAAAATTGTTGGGATGGTTCAGTGACAAAGTATGCAGAGCACTTAGTGCTGTGTCTGGCACACAAGAGGTGCTGAATTACATGATAATAATTCTggtattcttgttttttttctttgagacagggtcttgtttggtcacccagactggagtgcagtggcacgatcacagctcactgcagcctcgacctcccaggcgcaagcaatcctcccacttcagcctccctagtagctgggactaccggtgcataccaccacacctagctaattcttatttttttgttgtgacaggatttcaccatgttgcccaggccggtctcaaactcctggactcaagcaatccacccgcctcgccctcccaaagtgctgggattacaggtatcagaCACCACTCCCCGCCAATTCTGTTATTAAAATTCTTGAGGGCTCCACATTTCTAGAAATAGAAGCAactcttatttttgtttataaagaaTCCTTTTTCAGCAGGGCATGGCGGTTCACGCcttttatcccagcactttgggaggccgaggcagacggatcacctgaggtcaagagtttgagatcagcccggctgacatggcaaagccccatctctactgaaaatacaaaaattagctgggcatggtggtgcacgcctgtatttccagctacttaggaggctgaggcagaagaattgcttgaatctgggaggcggaggttgcagtgagccaagatcacgccactgcactccagcctgggtgacagagagaaactccatctcaaaaaaaaaaaaaaaaaaaagaaagaaagaaaagaaaaagaaaaagagccggatgtggtggcttatccctgtaatcccagcacttcaggaggctgaggcagacagattgcctgagctcaggagttcgagatcagcctaggcaacacagtgaaactccatctctactaaaaatacaaaaattaactgggcgtggtggcgcacctatagtcccagctacgtgggaggctgaagagcagaattgcttgaacctgggaggcggagcttacagtgagctgagatcgtgctacttgcactccagcccgggcaacagaagactctggctcaaaaaaaataaaaaaataaaaaaataaaagaatcctttttcagcagggcacagtggctcacacctgtaatcccagctactcaaggaggatcacttgagcccagaaggtcaaggctgcattgagccatgattgatcacaccactgcattcagcctgggcgacagagtgagaccctgttttaaaggaaaaaaaagcattgtTTTTCACTGGCATTGGCCTTACTTATTTGAACACTAGAGATACATTTCATGTATCACATCCTAGAGGGAATATTGCAGTATGGGTGAGGATGTGGATTCTGGTGCCAGACTGCCTGGGGTTGAGTCCTGGTTCTACCACTTATAAGGCAATGTGACCTTGTGTAAGTTATgtaacctctctgggctttggttttcccatctgtaaaatgggaataataatagtacctatctcataaATATGTGGTATATATGGTAACTACCACATAAGTgcttgtaaaataaatatatatatatatatatatttttttttttctttttttttgagatggagtcttactctgtcaccaggctggagtgcagtagcataatctcagctcactgtaagctctgcctcctgggttcaagcgattctcctgactcagcctcttgagtacctgggaatacaggtgcacatcaccacgcccagctaatttttgtatttttagtagagacagggtttcatcatgttggccaggatggtctcgatctcttgacctcgtgatctgcctgcctgggcctcccaaagtactgggattacaggcataaaccaccacgcccggccaataaatAATCAGTTTTTCATGGAAACAGTCTTCCTGCTGAGAAGACTAAAATGCAACAAACCATGAGTTAAAGTCATGATACCTAGAGAATATGTCTCTCATACACATTGTCAAAGTCTCTGCACCCTACACAGTTCCTCAGGCTTTGTCAGATTTCTTTTAGCAACCATCTGCTACACTTTTCCATTCAAGGCTTCTTGGTGAGTCACTTCCTGTACTTTCACCCTGATGTTTATCAAGTGTTGTGTGTTAGTCCATTTAATGGGCAggccccattttctttttcttttttcttttctttgagacagagtcttgctctgtcacccaggctggagttcagtggcacgatctcggctcactgcaacctcagcctcctgggttcaagcgattctcctgcctcagcctcctgggtaactgggacgggtgcaccaccacgcctagctaatttttgtattttcagtagagatgggatttcgccctgtcagccaggctggtctcgaactcctgacctcaggtgatccgcctgcctagacctcccaaagtgctgggatttcaggtgtgagccaccacgcccagcggcAAGCCCCATTTTCTAAAGCATTTCTTGGTGAGGTTTTGAGCCCCAAAGTATGGCAAACAGCCCCCTTTATACACAAATTAAGAGGAGGTTCTATAGTTGGCTAATGTACCTGTGAGGGTCTGCTGATGCCCATGGAATGAACACCTCAAATGTGCTCAGTCCATGTCACCAGTCATCTACTGCATGCAGTAAATAGTAGTGGATAGAGAGAGGAGGAGATGTGACAAACAGAGCTCCAGTTCCTTCTCCCCAAGACCTCACTCacgaaatgaaaaatgaaaggcAAGCATGATTACTTCAAAACTGCTTGTATAAATAAATCtataagggccgggcgcggtggctcacacctgtaatcccagcactttgggaggccgaggcgagcagatcacctgaggtcgggagtttgagaccagcgtgaccaacatggagaaacctcatctctactaaaaatacagaattagccaggcgtggtggcacatgcctgtaatcccagctactcggggggctaaggcaggagaatcgcttgaacctgggaggcagaggttgcagtgagccgagattgtgccattgcactcccgcctgggcaacaagagtgaaactccttctcaaaaaaaataaataaaataaaataagtaaataaataaatctacaaATAGGTGCAGATTCAGATAGCACGAGTCTACGAGTGCCAAACTAATACAGAGATCTTACAACTGGGCAGggggccgggtgccgtggctcaagcctgtaatcccagcactttgggaggccgggacgggcggatcacgaggtcaggagatcgagaccatcctggcgaacatggtgaaaccccgtctctactaaaaatacaaaaaaaaattagccgggcgcggtggcgggcgcctgtagtcccagctactcgggagcctgaggcaggagaatggcgtgaacccgggaggcggagcttgcagtgagctgagatccggccactgcactccagcctgggtgacagagcaagactccgtctcaaaaaaaaaaaaaaaaaaaaaaaaaaaaaaaaagaactgggcaGGGTTCCACAAGGAGGATATTCTGAAGGAGGGGAGAGCCATGGTTAAGAAGGTCTGAGATAATAACCATCGAGGAAAAAATGGTTTGGAAgagggggcagggctgggctttAAAGCTGGGTAAAGTCATTAAATCACCCCATTAGGTGCCAACACATCCGGGCAGCACACCGGGCACTATAGAAGGCAAAAGGTGCCAACATAGCCCTATTATGCCCTACAGTGAAGGGTGGCCTTCCTAGAAAGCTCATTGGGTGGGCCTGTGTTGGGAGAGCAAGAGGCACGTGAGCTGACCTGAGTTGTCAGAAACCAGGGAAGGCTTGATGACTGGCCTGGCCACAGATCTACCAGCCCTGAGAATGGAGTCAGGGCATCAGCCATATTTTAGAGCCCCACTCATCCAGTTGTTAAGCTACTTGGTTTCCTGCTGAAGCTCAATTCCACTCCCTCCAAAAGTCCCTCAGCCTCCCGTCCTTTCCCAGGCCAGTTTTCATGACACAAACATGACCAATAGTTGAATATGAAGAAACCCCTTCTGCGTAGCTCCCAAGCGAGAATCAGCTAGAGAGCCGCAGTATGAAGTAATTTTTGGAGAAAATACTTCAGATATAGGATGGGGATGGAAACATTCGCTCTTATTGTACATCCCCTCTGGGCATGTTTGCCATGCCATGGTTCCAGTTCATCAGAAAGTGTAATTGAAAAAGAGtaggggaggggcctggtgtggtggctcatggctgtaatcccaggactttgggaggccgaggcgggtggactgcctgagctcaggagttcaagaccagcctgggcaacacagtgaaaccctgtctctactaaaaatacaaaagttagctgagcgtagtggtgcacgcctgtagttccagctactcgggaggctgaggcgggggagtcgcttgaacccgggagatggaagttgcagtgagccaagatcgtgccactgcactccagcttggcaacagagtgagactctatctcaaaaaaaaaaaaaaaaaaaagccgggcgcggtggctcacgcctgtaatcccagcactttgggaggccgaggcgggcggatcacaaggtcaggagatcgagaccacggtgaaaccccgtctctactaaaaatacaaaaaattagccgggcgcggttgtgggcgcctgtagtcccagctactcgggaggctgaggcaggagaatggcgtgaacccgggaggcggagcttgcagtgagctgagatctggccactgcactccagcctgggcgacagagcaagactccgtctcaaaaaaaaaaaaaaaaaaaaaaaagagtaggggaggctgggtgtggtggctcacacctgtaatcccagcactttgggaggccgaggtgggtggatcctttgagctcaggagtttgagaccatttcgagaccagcctgggcaacatggcgaaactcagtctctacaaaaaaatataaaaattagcctggcatggtgatgcatgcctgtagtcccacctacttggggggctgaggcaggagaattactggaacccaggtggttgaggctgcagtgagccacgttcatgccactgcactttagcctgcgtgacagagcaagaacttatctcaaaaaaaaaaaaaaaaaaaagagtaggggAAATCAGCCCCCATGATCCCCAAAGAGCACATGTGAGGAAGATTAGTTCACTTCCTGTGCCTCCCTGTTTCTCCTCCAAGGTGCCATTCCATATATCTCTCAGGTTCCTTGgaatacattttgaaaaccactgacCTAAAGCAACAGAGGACAGGGGTCTATCTGGAGCAGCTGAGAGAAGCCTATCAGCATTCCaattttccatctttaaaaaataaggggAGCCTTCCCTTACTAGTCACTCAAACGTTGGGCCTGTGGCTCTGTAGTCACTATGGGCCTATGACAAAAAGAACCAGTCCTGGCCAGGttcagttgctcacgcctgtaatcccagcattttgggaggctgaggtgtgtggatcacttaaggtcaggagttcaagaccagcctggtcaacatggtaaaaccctgtctctactaaaaatacaaaaattagctgggtgtggtggtgcacctcatcccagctactcaagaagctgaggcaggagaattgcttgaaggcaggagaattgcttgaacccgggaggcagaagttgtagtgagccaagatcacaccactgcactcctgcttgggcgacagagcaaactctgtctttaaaaaaaaaaaaaaagaaaagaaacaaaaaaagaaacagtccTTGGCGAGGCAtggtgggtggctcacgcctgtaatcccagcactttgggagtccaaggcaggcggatcacttgaggccaggagtttgggaccagcctgggcaacatagtgagactccatctcaattttttgttgttgttgcccaggctgtagtgcaatggtgtgatctcagctcactgtaacctccgtctcccggattcaagcgattctcctgcctcagtcttccgagtagctgggactacaggcgcgtgccaccatgcctgactaattttttgtatttttagtagagacagggtttcaccgtgttagccaggatggtcttgatctactgaccctgtgatctgcccacctcggcctcccaaagtgctgggattacaggcatgagccaccacgcctggccctcaatttttaaaaataaaaaataaaaaaagaagcatttGTCCATCCAGCCCCAATCCCTGTGTGATCTCAGTTCTCACCTGCTTTGGCAAAGTCTTCCCGGTTATAACTGAAATCCTTGAGGAAGGTGATACTCTCACTCCCAGGGTTGTACCTCCGAGATGTCTCCAGAAGCATCACCTGCACACAAGCAGCAGACCTCAAACGGGGACTAGGAAGGTTGGTCTTGGAGCATAGCCCCTTCCAGGGAGGCCGATTCCCCTCATCCCTGCTTCCCAGCAGATTTGGTTCTCCCAGCTCGATGTCTGGAGGCCCCTCCCACAGACAATCCCATTCTGCTTCTCCCTTCATCCCTTGCCCTTCTCCAGCCACCTCGATCGCAGAGGTCTTCAGCAGGGCAATCTGGTCCTCCCGGCTGAGCTGCAGGAAGCCGGGTAGCTGTTTAGCAAAGTCAACTATCTCCTGCACAGAGACGATGGCCAGCTCAGTGAAGTGGGCAAAGCGCTGCTGACGGGCCTCCCGGCTATGGGGATCTGGTGCCATGGGCCAAGGCTACCCAGGAGGGAAAAGGCAAAGCGCTTTGAGTCGGACATCAAGAAGCCCACTGGTGATCTGGGTGCAGCCGCCTCTCCCCAGGTGTGTCAAGTACCGTGACTCGAAGCCGGTCAGAAAAGGAGCGCCGGTTACACTGTTGCTGGGCAGCGACCAGCTTCTCGATCATGCCCAATTGCTCCGGGCTGAGCTGGGGCAGGATTTGAGGGGGTGAGGAAGCCCTGGGGGGCAGGGATATGGCATGAGCCTGTTCCTCCTCTTGCCGCTTCAGTTTCTTCAGACGGATCTGTTCTTCTGACAGGACACCTAAGGACAGGACCAAATATGAGGAGACAGGAAGCAAGGATGGGGCAAAAGGGGCAGTTTGGGGCTCCAGAAAAACAGACAGCACTCGGTAAACgcaagaagttttttttttttttgaaacagagtctcacacttgtccagtctggagtgcagtggtgcgatcgcagctcaccgcaacgtccgcctcccgggttcaagtgattctcctgcctcaccctcctgagtagctgggattacaggcgctcaccaccacacccggctaatttttgtatttttagtagagacagggtttcactacgttggccaggcaggtgtcagacttctgacctcaggtgatctgcctgcttcagcctcccaaagtgctgggattacaggcatgagccaccgcgcccggtcaagaaatatattttaatccatACTTAGGGATCAGTTGGCCCCTACAAGTTCAGGCACCTGTCCTGGGTCACACCCTGGCCCCCTCTTTTCCCCTCAGCCTCTTCCCCCCCCCAGCCCCAGAAACTCACACTCCTCCCGCATGCCAGCCTGGCGGCACTTGCGAAGCCGACACTCCTGGCACTTGCGACGCATGTAGGTGTCCATGGGGCAGTGGCCGCCACTGTGGCAGACGTAGCGCGCTCCCTTGATGACACTGCGGCGGAAGAATCCCTTGCAACCCTCGCAGCTCAGAACATTGTAGTGGAAGCCGGAGGCCTTGTCCCCACAAACGCTGCATAGCTCAttccccagcattttgggggctGGCCCCTTTTTCCGCTTTTGTGGACGGATCTCTGGTTACAGGAAAGTGTTTCAATGCTCTCCCCCAAGGAAAAAAGTTCATGTTCTCCCTGACTCAGTCACTGCCCTGGGCACTCAGTGACCTTCATTCCCTTCATTATACAAACTCCAGTCTCTCTTTTATGAGAAGAGTAGCCCTCATTGGCCAAGTGCCATTATGTTCTAGGTACTGTATGAGCTTTTCATATGCACTGATCCTTATgacaaacataatttttttccattttataaacaaggaaattgaggctcaggaaGGCCTAAAGTAGAGACAGAATTCACACTTAGATCAGTCAGATTTAGTTAGCTCTAAAGCCTTTGGACTTAACCATGAGATTACATATAAAGTAAAAACCCCCAAGGAACCTCTTCCAGATCCAGGACCTGGAATCTGGACCCCTACCTCCTCCAAACCCAGAAGCTCCTCACCTGTGGGTTCTGAAGGTGGCTCTGCCCTGGTGAGCAGGACTGTGGGCTCTGCAgcctccagccccacccctgcagtgCCTGTGGCAGAGTGGGGCATCCTGGCTTCCTCTCTGAGGATGCGGCTGTTGCCTCCCTGGGTCTGGCTGCTTGCATCCTGTGCACCTGGCTTCCACAGCTCCGCTGCAGAGTCTGAGCTCcaaaggagaggcacatgggggTCTCAGGCTCCATCCCCGCTCCATAGCCCAGTGTCCTAGCTGGGAAACTGAAAACTTATCCCCACCCTTAGAGGGCAGCAAAGTCCCAGCTCAGGCTTTGGGACCCTAGCGTCTGTGTGGGCTCTAGCTAGGACTAGTCACTTGTAGTTTCTTACATCTCAAGACCTTAAATGAAGATGTTAACCCTCGTCTCTTTGGGGGGCTGGAGTGTATGCATTTCAGAGATCAGATAAAACTCTTCAAAGCCAGAGGAGGGTAAGCACTCAGCTGACCAACTCTTTAGCAGCAAACCCAGATTGGGGAGGACTGGGCGGGAGCCTGCAAGGGCCAGGCACTGGAACCGGGGGAGAGGCAACCACGACTAAGAATGAATCTGGACTGCTCtctggaggagggaagaaggcagGTAATGAAGCAGACTGATTCCTACGGGGAGGCGAGGAGCCTGCGGTCTGGGCTCAGGGGAGAGGGCTGGAATGAAGCTTACCAGGAGGAATGTCAGGCACAGGGGCCCCCAGCCACACGGACATCTCTTCCTGGAGCCCTGGTCATTACCAAGGCACTGTCCTGCAGGAAGGACTCAGGTTATACTCTTCTAGAACTGGCCTCCTTTCTGGCTTCAGCTCCCTTCTCCACCTGATCCTCCCTTTTATCAATACCAACAATATCAGCTAATATTTACTTGCCATATATTAGCCTGTACTAAGGCTTTATTATATTACTAttatgttttttagagacaggttctccctatgttgcccaggctagtctaggaactcctaggctcaagggatcctcccacctgggcctcccaaagtgcggggattattggagtgagccactgcgcccagcctattataAGGCTTTATGTGCTTTCCTCATTGTATCCCTCTGAGGTCAagactagtcttttttttttttttttttttttttttttgagatagggtctctttatgttgctcaggctggaactcagtgctattcacaggtgcaataaTAGGACACTATcgcctcaaactactgggctcagtCAATCAActttcagcttcctgagtacctgagattataggcacatgctatTGCTCCCAGCTCAGGACTATTCttaacctcattttacagataagcaaactgaggttcaaagagattaagtaactaTGGTCACACAGTTAGGCGGCGGTAGAATCAAGACTCCAACCCTcgtctgactccaaagtctgaGCTCCCAGTCACTGTACCAGCCTTTCTCCCTCAAAGTCCCCTCCAAACCAGCGGGGAATGTTTGGGTACATCTGCCCTGCTTCTCTCGGGCCCCTTCCCCCTCCAACATTGAGGACAGCCAAAGTTGAGCAGGACCAGGAGACGGGATCGAAGCTCGCTCCACTCAGTGAAACACGCTGCTTATTAGAGAACCTTGCTCATGCCACTCTCCAGGGTCCCAGCACAAATCTCTTATCTCCAAGAATCTCCCCAATTCACATAGAGGACCTCCTCCCCCGAATCCCTCATGAGTTATTCTGGGACCCAGAGTCCTGTTCCTTTCCCAAGCTTCCATCACCATCACCCCTCACTTCTCCCCAGAAACCCCCTTCTAAGATCCTTAGGACATTCGCCAACCCCAccccagatacacacacagagccCCAGGCCACTGCTAAGGAGCAGACCCACCGAATCCCCAGGCCACCAGACTTCCTGGGTGGGCAGTCTCTGGAGCCCCCTTGCTGGGAGAAGAGGATGGTGCAGTTCCCTGTCCAGAGGTCTCGGTGGCCAGCCGGTGAGCTGGAGCTGAGCACAAGCAGGACCTGGAGCCCCAGGGAAGTAGCAATTTGGGGAAAGGCTAGGGGAGGGACTGCCGAGGGGTCAGGCCACCCCTCCTTCCTGCCTGACGACCGCAGccctcccctcctcacccccGCCCACAGGGCAGCTTCTCCACCAGGCTGGCTCCTCCCCAGCCggccaccccctctcccgccACTCCCACCCCCTACTCCCGGTCAAAACAGTGGCATTTCGCTGCAGACCTGCCAAGTTCCATgtctctccccttcctctccttaCCCAGCGCTCTTAGCAGCTCTTGCAAAAGGACTGCCTCCCAGGAACCCCTACCCCAATCCCAGCAGCCTCCAGAGTCGGTGTTCCCTCCCTTCCATAGGCACCTCTCGGAGCAAAGGTCCCAGCAGGGCCCAGAATTGCGACACTGAGCCCCAGCCTGctttcccagcctccctcctcctcccttgcCTCTGGGAAGAGGCCAAGAAGCTCTCCCCACTAGCCCTAGGCTTCAGCCAAGCTGGTAGAAATCCAGGGGTGCAGAGAGGCAGGTGCTGGGCCTTCCAGGGAGTTTCTGAAAGTGGGTGCCCTGCGGGGGCCACAGATAAGAGAGGAGGCCAGGAGAGCCTTTGGTAGGAAATCTGCTATGAGCAATGGCAGGCCTGGGATAGGGGTGGGGGGGTggcagaaggcaggcaggcaacTCGGGTGGCAGCCCAGGATGGACCTGGGAAGGTATGAAGGTTGCCTCATCTGGGGAACATCCCTATCTGAAGTGATGGCAGGCTCCAACCAGCAGCTACTGAGACTATAGCCATTCTtcccactctgttgcctgggGCATGAAATCCATCCTGGAAAGTAGACatcatattttattgatttcattttcccCAAAACCCCTGAAACAGGGCTGGCATAGAGGAGGCAACAGAGTAGGTACTGTGTtcctatttgttgaatgaataacaagaaaaatattattctCATCTATCCCCTACTTGTTAGCcctagtcaatttttttttattattcctttttttttcttttttgaggtggggtctcactacgttgcccagactggtttcatactcctgggctcaagccatcctcccacctcagccttccaaagtgctagcattacaggcacgCACTCACAACTGCTGTAGTCAGTTTCAACTCAGCATGTTGATTTAGTGTTCAGACTCTGGGCTCAGattttgggttcaaatcctaaaCTTCTTAGTACCTATGTGATCTTgattgagcaagttacttaatgtctCTGAATCTTTGTTTCCCTATCTTTAAAATAGGAATATTCGAGCCAGCAATGgtatgttgaaaaataaataggctgggcatggtggctcatacctgtaatctcagcactttgggaggcctaggcaggtggatcacttgaggtcaggagttcgagactagcctggccaacatggtgaaaccccgcctctactaaaaatacaaaagttagccaggcatggtggtacggatctgtaatcccagctactcgggaggctgaggcaggagaatcacttgaacctgggaggttgcagtgagccaagattgtgccactgcactccagcctgggcgacagagcgagactccgtctcaaaaaaaaaaaaaagaaaaagaaaaagaaagaaaaaaagaaagaaaacatagggatAGTAGTCATTTTTACCACACAAGGTTGTTGTGAGATTGAAACTACAGATcacgctgggtgcagtggctcatgcctataatcccagcagtttgggaggcccaggcagacggatcacgtgaggtcaggagttccagaccagcctggccaacctggtgaaaccccatcgctactaaaaatacaaaaaattagccaggtgtggtggcacatgcctataatcccagctgctcgggaggctgaggcaggagaatggctccaacctgggagacggaggttgccatgacccgagatcacgtcattgccctccagcctgggcaacaagagcaaaactccataaaaaaaaaaaaaaaaaaaaaggaaggaaggatggagggaaggaaggaaggagggagggactACAGATTGTATCACAACGTgtggcacacagtaagtgttcGAGAAATGGCACGAGTTGTCATCACCCTCCCAGTTCTTTCAGTTGTGGGTGTTCCCATTGCCTTAACTCAGTGGATTTTGAACTTTGTACTTGTTTCCATACACAGCACAAACCCTTCACTATCTTTTCTGGTCCTTAGAGCAGCCCTGGGAGGAAAGTAGAGTAAGTAACCTGAGCTCCATTTGACAGAGAACACTGAAACTCATGTGAGGGCCTTTTCCAAGACCACACAGTTAGTGGCCCGGCTGGGATCAGAACCCAGATGTCCTCACTCCAGTCCCTTTGCTGTGTCAGAGTCCAGGGCAATCTTGTCTTGTTGCATCTCGGGCCAGTGAAGTGCTGGAATGGAAGCAGCCAGGGCTGGTGGGCTACAGGGGAGAGGCTGAGAACCCTGCAGATGCTCCAGTCCAGATGTGGGAGGCGAGGAGCTGAGGTTACTGCTGGTCATTCACCCCCTGCCCCATTCCCAGTTTCCTGCTCACGGGCTCTTCCTGTTTTGCTATGAACTCCAGTTCCCATGGGCCCCACATTAAAGCACAGAAGGACGGGGGCCAGGGCAGGCAGCCAAAGAGACTAAAACAGATGAACAGGGCACCAGGGAAAAGAACAGAGGAAACAGCGAAAGAGTGGACGGGGGTGTGGATGGGACAGAAGGGACCAGATGAGGAAAAgttgaaggctgaggcagaagaggagCCTGGTTGAAAGACGGGAGGAAGCACAGGGTGGGACATGGGGAACAGGCGGGGGCTGGGGAGCAAAGTGTGAGAAGACAGCAGGCTGGGTG encodes:
- the LOC105471680 gene encoding oxysterols receptor LXR-alpha isoform X5: MSVWLGAPVPDIPPDSAAELWKPGAQDASSQTQGGNSRILREEARMPHSATGTAGVGLEAAEPTVLLTRAEPPSEPTEIRPQKRKKGPAPKMLGNELCSVCGDKASGFHYNVLSCEGCKGFFRRSVIKGARYVCHSGGHCPMDTYMRRKCQECRLRKCRQAGMREECVLSEEQIRLKKLKRQEEEQAHAISLPPRASSPPQILPQLSPEQLGMIEKLVAAQQQCNRRSFSDRLRVTPWPMAPDPHSREARQQRFAHFTELAIVSVQEIVDFAKQLPGFLQLSREDQIALLKTSAIEVMLLETSRRYNPGSESITFLKDFSYNREDFAKAGLQVEFINPIFEFSRAMNELQLNDAEFALLIAISIFSADRPNVQDQLQVERLQHTYVEALHAYVSIHHPHDRLMFPRMLMKLVSLRTLSSVHSEQVFALRLQDKKLPPLLSEIWDVHE
- the LOC105471680 gene encoding oxysterols receptor LXR-alpha isoform X3, with the protein product MPHSATGTAGVGLEAAEPTVLLTRAEPPSEPTEIRPQKRKKGPAPKMLGNELCSVCGDKASGFHYNVLSCEGCKGFFRRSVIKGARYVCHSGGHCPMDTYMRRKCQECRLRKCRQAGMREECVLSEEQIRLKKLKRQEEEQAHAISLPPRASSPPQILPQLSPEQLGMIEKLVAAQQQCNRRSFSDRLRVTPWPMAPDPHSREARQQRFAHFTELAIVSVQEIVDFAKQLPGFLQLSREDQIALLKTSAIEVAGEGQGMKGEAEWDCLWEGPPDIELGEPNLLGSRDEGNRPPWKGLCSKTNLPSPRLRSAACVQVMLLETSRRYNPGSESITFLKDFSYNREDFAKAGLQVEFINPIFEFSRAMNELQLNDAEFALLIAISIFSADRPNVQDQLQVERLQHTYVEALHAYVSIHHPHDRLMFPRMLMKLVSLRTLSSVHSEQVFALRLQDKKLPPLLSEIWDVHE
- the LOC105471680 gene encoding oxysterols receptor LXR-alpha isoform X6: MQQRSWNPLGGTCKQPPGRTHSAAELWKPGAQDASSQTQGGNSRILREEARMPHSATGTAGVGLEAAEPTVLLTRAEPPSEPTEIRPQKRKKGPAPKMLGNELCSVCGDKASGFHYNVLSCEGCKGFFRRSVIKGARYVCHSGGHCPMDTYMRRKCQECRLRKCRQAGMREECVLSEEQIRLKKLKRQEEEQAHAISLPPRASSPPQILPQLSPEQLGMIEKLVAAQQQCNRRSFSDRLRVTPWPMAPDPHSREARQQRFAHFTELAIVSVQEIVDFAKQLPGFLQLSREDQIALLKTSAIEVMLLETSRRYNPGSESITFLKDFSYNREDFAKAGLQVEFINPIFEFSRAMNELQLNDAEFALLIAISIFSADRPNVQDQLQVERLQHTYVEALHAYVSIHHPHDRLMFPRMLMKLVSLRTLSSVHSEQVFALRLQDKKLPPLLSEIWDVHE
- the LOC105471680 gene encoding oxysterols receptor LXR-alpha isoform X2 encodes the protein MSVWLGAPVPDIPPDSAAELWKPGAQDASSQTQGGNSRILREEARMPHSATGTAGVGLEAAEPTVLLTRAEPPSEPTEIRPQKRKKGPAPKMLGNELCSVCGDKASGFHYNVLSCEGCKGFFRRSVIKGARYVCHSGGHCPMDTYMRRKCQECRLRKCRQAGMREECVLSEEQIRLKKLKRQEEEQAHAISLPPRASSPPQILPQLSPEQLGMIEKLVAAQQQCNRRSFSDRLRVTPWPMAPDPHSREARQQRFAHFTELAIVSVQEIVDFAKQLPGFLQLSREDQIALLKTSAIEVAGEGQGMKGEAEWDCLWEGPPDIELGEPNLLGSRDEGNRPPWKGLCSKTNLPSPRLRSAACVQVMLLETSRRYNPGSESITFLKDFSYNREDFAKAGLQVEFINPIFEFSRAMNELQLNDAEFALLIAISIFSADRPNVQDQLQVERLQHTYVEALHAYVSIHHPHDRLMFPRMLMKLVSLRTLSSVHSEQVFALRLQDKKLPPLLSEIWDVHE